The stretch of DNA tgcaccgctgaccaagtcaacatattgagcaaggtcaagggtatccatagcaaagtcaacgacttagacagcctagccgatacaATCCATCGGCTGTCACACCGGTCTCGGCCGGACAACTAGCCAAatggacacatatccgcgtactcatatccaagaccctcggcgagcccaccacaggtccatcggccgagggtacaacggtctttccacctaatgagccacttggccacttggccacttggccactacgtgacaaaaggtgaatgcctataaatactcctcaaccttcattgaggaaaggatccacaaattgacctaataaccactattcatctggtaatatcttccttatctctctactatacactcttagccaagtaacaataacttacctctctaagtttactgacttgagcgtcggagtgagtacgctcggctaaagccgagccctcagtttgttcatcgtttcaggagaccgcaggaaggattccagcaaggacatcattctacccaagctacgagtggtatcaaacatctgctctggatttacacccggaacaattggcgccgtctgtggggagaaaTTAGACACTAAAAGccagtcacattcattcccaaacaacaaaaacaaaaacacaagaaaaacccaccccaaaagctaagaagatgtcaaaacaacaagtggtcgtgaccgacgaaaccgagctaCCCCAGGAGgatacatttcaccattctggaatgttgcaaccctccaccggcggagtaatccaaccggaagtcggaatgccgataacaccggacacaccgccgcccgtcaaccaggtcaccatcatgggacaggtggttgacatagcaaaactgaaGACACTCCTAGACCTGATTGGGAGTGCACCAACTCACGCAGGCTCGCCGACAcaagcggcggaaaccgtccaaaAAACCAGGGCCCAGGACGTGACTCCAAGAAATTTGAACGAAGCACTGGGAGAAGCAGACCctatcaagacgccggaggagcccagagtGGTCGTGGTGAACATAAGCCCAtctcgcactcgggagaggacagcgtcgccgcaacACCGACGGGGAACACCCCGGGGGAACCAGCGAAGTCCGACTcaggagagtcggagaagaagtccaagtcgaagaaggagtccttcccgctacgaggagagaagccggaccaggaatgcgaggagccggtcgccgcgtgtcatccgacacgtggtcaaGCAGCCTCTCAGTGATTATGTTCTAGAGACCGCCGTGCCacccaaactgaagctgccggcgctcacatacaaaggagatagtgacccaaccgaccacgccgaggcctttgagtctcacatgtcggtatgggagcagcccgatgaagtctggtgccgggtcttcccaacgactctgcatgggatggctcagagttggtacaaggggcttcccgacggctcggtatattgtttcgccgacctaaaggacgccttcttgGCCCAGTACTCTTGTAACAAAAGGAGGGCCGTGgaaacatcggacctcctaactatcaaacaggaggagggcgagtctctacgagcCTATGTGAAGAGATTCGACGGCAAAGTTCAGCAGATTCGGGAGATCAACCCCGAACTAGCGGCGTTCGCACTCATGAAGGGCCTCCCGAAGGGAAGCTtgaaagacgagctcatcaagcacgggggcCTGGGCCTGGACGCCGCAAGGAGGATGGCCgatcaggccatcaaggtggaggattaccacaagacctgggtaggccccagcgaggccgagccctcAGAGAAGAAAAGCCACCGGGACGACAGTCCGGATGAGAGACGCCGCGACACTAACAGGTCGCGGTCTGATGAGAAACGCCGTGACAAAAACAGGTCACGGTCCGATAGATCTGCCAAGAagcaggactcgacgggcgccggggggaaTTCGGGGctgttttaccaaaggcattaccatgacaaaacccctctggtcgcatcggccgcccaggtcttcgccctgagcaggagcgagggccagaagtgggaacggcctcccaagccaaaaggagacggtgacgCGAACCAGTACTGCGAGTATCACGGTTGCGCCGGCCACctcactgacaactgccggcacctgaagaatgccattgaagagctaatccgaaaggggtgcctcgacaagtatgtggccaaaggccaGAAGACTGACGCCAGCGgctcagataagaaatccgtttttcaacggataggagttatccacgtagtcatcggaggtaacgagaacggtgggtcggctcatgggcacaaaaggcacctgaacgagctgtatcaggccatcaactttgtgcccaacacagcgacccCCGCCTCCAgcattcccgatatgactattggagggaaggactacgagggagtcatcgcccctcacagcgacccactcgtagtcaacttggacatagccaatcacctggtgaagaggtgtctgattgacacaggcgcctacacgaacattatgtttAGGGAGTGCTTTAACAGCCTCGGCCTTAGACTCAAGGATTTGAGCCCCTGCACCcatccactatacagcttctccggggctggcctggtacccctgggttcaATCAGGCTCCCGGTGATGCTCGGCGAGGgaaatgcggccaagaatgtcttagccgagttcgtcgtcatcaacggctcatccgcctacaacgccctgataggccgagttactctgagcgatgccgacgcagtgatgtccatccgggccctgacactaatgtatgtctcggaccggggggaagcacataagctcgtctccaaagacgagaaggacgaggtggtcaacatccagatatctgccagaggatgcaacatgcaatccctcaaagtggcgaagcagTCGGAGAAGGGGAAAAGCTCATCCTCACAACCAAAGGGCGACCTTATGGATGCAACCGACGGCTGACGGAGGAAGAGCGCCTCTAATAAGGCATTAGGAAACTAATAGACCTTGTTTAGCGCCGGAGGtgcccaaaacagctgtgggcaccccgacgcatgttaatATCAAATGTAAAAAGGACCAAGTCTTtcatcaaaatgttcatttttTCAGGCTAGGCGCCAtcatgaagccgacgccgtctcatactgtcgattggataagagcggcgttcgttgtgaaaacgacgacgcctgctcacactgtcgattggacaagagcggcagtcgttataaagaatgaagccgacgccgtctcatactgtcgattggatAAGAGCGGCGTTCGTTGTGAAAACGACGACGCCGCTCACACacgtcgattggacaagagcggcgttcgttataaagaatgaagccgacgccgtctcatactgtcgattggatAAGAGCGGCGTTCGTTGAAAAACGACGACGCCCGCTCacactgtcgattggacaagagcggcatcgttataaagaatgaagccgacgcctctcatactgtcgattggataagagcggcgttcgttgtgaaaacgacgacgccgctcacacctgctgtcgattggacaagagcggcgttcgttataaagaatgaagccgacgccgtctcatactgtcgattggataagagcggcgttcgttgtgaaaacgacgacgcctgctcacactgtcgattggacaagagcggcagtcgttataaagaacgaagccgacgccgtctcatactgtcgattggacaagagcggtggtcACCACGAAGAAATGTAGTGCTatggcagtcaccccaaatagttAACGCTTCGGCAGTCACTAAAAGTGGCAGACGCCGCATAACATACTATCCAGACGCCGACTCTCACCGTCGTACCGACGAGAGCGGCGATCTCCATCGAAGGCGGTTTCATCGGCGATCGCGGCCATAGCTTGATAAACAGTCAAAATGCCTTAAACGTTAAAAACAGTTGAGATACACACTCTAaaccgcctcggccaagccaagtcgaaaacaaaaagagacgctcaattaatgACGTAAGGGGGCAACTCAGACaaaaacgagaaaagacctcggccaagccggcaaagcaaagcaaaaaaaaaaaaaaaaaaaaaaaaaaaaaaaaaaaaaaaattattatggAAAAGACATCGGCATAccgaaggcaaaagaaacgaactcttattaataatAAACAGTTTACAGGCGAAGAAAAAGAAGAtgacggccgtccccattgggataaaccaaaacacaacctatcaaagttgtacaaaatacaaggaaagaaaagcaaaaactACAATTTaagtcatttgaagcgccaaaagatggcagaaGGAAAGAGCTTGacaattggcccccgaacagctgaaacagatctgctgtaaacttgttctcatcaagcagcccACGGTGTTAGTGAGGAGCTGAAGCTATCTGAGACGCCGGGCAACCCGCCCCCCTATGCCTGTCGCTGctcaccatcagcagcggtagccgCATCCTCTTCAGTGGGCAACCCAGCAGTTTCCCTAGCAGCATCAGTTTCGGCCTCGGCTTCATCAGCCGCCCTCATTCTGTCAGCTTCCTCATGGGCCGCCTTAACCTTCTCAGCAAGAGCagccttctccgcggccgcctccttctcaatcttcgccctcaccgcctcctggGCCTTCTCCGCCATGGCTTTCTCTTTAGCCGCAAGCCTATCATCAAGCAGCTCCTCatatttgtcccacggaaaggaaccatcaagaggaaagagctccccgatcacttccctagCGGCTCCCTCGGCCAAGTCCCGAAATTCAGCGCACAGGTTGggaagcatgacggtttggagcatctcaatgtccgccTCTTtctgcttgatgatggcctctcTGCCCCGAATCACCTtcgcctgggccttaaacaggtccctggattcgtccctctgctggagatagaggtcggcacgcccCTGAGCCTTCTCCCAGGCGGCGTCGCGGCTTTCGGCccgcggcctcggccttggctctctcggcgagacctccttttcggcgtcctccccgagttttctctcagccaagagcgccttctcagcatctcccctaagcttccgctcattaaggagatccagcttcgccgacgcagccacctgcttagtggcattacgctcatgaacagctcgagccacggccttttcctgctccataagacgagcaccggtaaccacgttccacctTGCCAGCTCCCTAAtcagcttcgtgccttcctctatgagctgggagacggaagccctctgggatgaagggttgacggtggtGACGATTTGACCACCAAACCCCGGCTGGGAGGAGGAAGCCTTttgggatgaagggttgacggtgacgccttgatcaccaacctgCGCAGAGGACCCCTTCACCTGCTGCCCAACGAGAGCAGAAGCCGGCTGCGGCTGACctacaaaaatttaataaaaGCATTAGTATCAACATGTATCAGCGTATCGAAAAACAAGTCATCAGGGGCACCTAATGACCTGGCTAGATTTGAGCCACGGGATAGATAGGTACCTTGcctggccttcttggccgaaggagGCACCTCCCCGCCAGCAGTAGAGGCTGTTTTCTTCCTCTTACGGATGAgaggagatccctccgcatcagagtcctcctcagaaggaatatcaacaatctccaccttctttGGGGGGGAATAGGAGGTGGAATCGGGGTCAATGGCGTTTttcgcgtccgacgcactacacCGCTAACGACCCTAGCCTGAGCCTCCTCCACGCTCAAGCCCTTCAGCCGTTGTTCCATAAGGTCACTCGGCGACTTCCTGCGGTCGTGGGCTGAAGCCTTGGGATGTAAGTTAGCAACGGTtccatctttgtgcagccccattctccgaagaagatcTTCAGGCAAGTCCTTTCCAAAGTGATCTGCGAAAGAAACAAACCAAGAGTTAAGTAGAGGAAGTAAACCGTAATTCGAGGAGCAAGAGCACTAAGAgcggcgatgggcctcacaccgaccccactcgccctgtgctagggccggtatgaggccaacATGgtagagcggctcatcctgaagaatgatctgcgtcgggggaatccattttttcggcaccccacccttgtccacctcaaagagcctcattgccagccTTTCATCCTCTTGAAGATAGACACTGCCGGCATCCATTTTGAGTTTCTTCCGGGAAACCCATCTATCGTGCTCCGCctgagtctcacaccgcaagttaactcggtGCTGGAAAAAgcagggcagcggatagtcatccggcaccttaacgtacacccaccggccttgccagtccttgcaagaaggaaGTTTGTTGacagagacataacccggctccatctccacactttgtaccatccgacgcggccgaaaaatggtttgagatggtgaagccgtgaataaattcaccgttggggcctctcctttgaagagacagagccggacaaagccgattatggtcctcatagccaacgggtgcagttgcgcaacggcaacgttcatggctctaataatggccataacgtacccattcagcggaaaccggagcccatactccaaatggtgcatatatacgccggtatggcccggtggagggcaacagacggcctgaccctcctcagggataacaatttcgtatcccctaccgaaggaaaaatggccctcgaaaaatttgtcgcctgaacaactggcgagcttatgagtccaagcacggtcaagaagGACCTTACAGGCGTTgtcgtgatccataacgtactgcctcccttCATTACGACGAGGCCTTTCCACCTCgtcaccgaaatcatcaccaaaatcaccataggaatcagagtcctcccattcctcaagaatttgaggatcaacttcaggagaaggagacctagggccccccgacgcaggtttactaggtccagcatcagcagaagacattttcacaacaaattactagcaagataaaaagaacttgtttgattaccttgaagaaaCACGCTCGCCGGATCGAACACCGAAGATTTGCAGAAaagaaagcccttgaaagtttagagagatgaagattttgggggaaaattttcgaaaatttgaagaaatgaaagtaatggccaaaatcacgggataactgccctatttataggaaaaagcccatgaagaaggaccaatcagggcacagcccatgaagcgtcaaccaatcagcaagcagacacgtgtcagacatgcaaccatggaatgtcaatcgttgcaacagttgaatgtcaatcaatgctacagttaccaagcgtattcaacacgctcattcacatctcttcgcctgttcatctcccgcaacaaattcctaagcacccgctctccgccggccacatgatcgaccaaaccatgaagcaccggccggggcaaTCGAAATAACCTAAGGCACTCTCGGCCCTGGTCTCGGCCGGCATCATCAttctttcccacatcggataccctttacgcatccatgtggagggggatatggtaggcCTACGAATGATCAAGCCGATGCATCGAGAAAAGCCGACGCGAAAATTTTTGCAAAATACCCGcgcgaatatacgctcaacatacatcggagcccatgccacggcatagactacgctgggggcaaattgatggggcatattctgcaccgctgaccaagtcaacatattgagcaaggtcaagggtatccatagcaaagtcaacgacttagacgaccCTAGCCGATACAATCCATCGGCCACACACCGGTCTCGGCCAGGACAACTAGCCAGTaatgggacacatatccgcgtactcatatccaagaccctcggcgagcccaccacaggtccatcggccgagggtacaacggtctttccacctaatgagccacttggccacttggccactacgtgacaaaaggtgaatgcctataaatactcctcaaccttcattgaggaaaggatccacaaattgacctaataaccactattcatctggtaatatcttccttatctctctactatacactcttagccaagtaacaataacttacctctctaagtttactgacttgagcgtcggagtgagtacgctcggctaaagccgagccctcagtttgttcatcgtttcaggagaccgcaggaaggattccagcaaggacatcattctacccaagctacgagtggtatcaaacatctgctctggatttacacccggaacagtaccataactcgataattttgttaattgAGCTCGACAACTTGGTAACAAAGCTCAACAATATTGAATAAGtttatatacaaccagttgtataatacattagaATATTACTCGTATAACCTTGTTATCAATAATGATTAAGATCGTATTACTTAGTGTCGAAAATCCTAATGTGTTTaaccaataaaaacacaattttaTACACAGTATTATGTAAACGATCTCAGTCCATAAGTTGTAATACTCGTACTTAAATATCTTGTACGATAATACTACCACTTCATAAAATGTTGACCCGGTTTAAAATCGTGATTACATACAAACTAATGGGCCCGTTGATAACTTTAGTTAGACCCACGAGCATATTCATCGATTGATAAGAGATTATATTTAACTAAATTTAATTTTTTGGGATCGAATTATGACCGAGTTATAGGGTTAGATTTACAAGTCACAACTCCCAAATCATGAGATATATTTTACTATGTAAACATACATTTGCACACACGACACTCTTATTCAGCTCGAATTTGAACAAAGTGAAATGAtattaaaagaaaaaaatatcCTTTGATTAGAAAAACAGAACTCTTATTACACGGTTTTACTTTTTTTGGTGCTTATAGGACGGGTTTACTTTAAAGTTATTATAAAATTATTTGTTAATTACTTAAATAACCTTGTGATTATAAGGTTATTTGGGTAAATATAACGTGATTTTATATTAATATTTACATAAAACGGTCTCGCCTGAATAATTAATACATCTCCTTCAAGTCTTCAACCCTAGCTTTTCTTCGATTCTTTGCGTCATCTGATTAACCTGAATTCTGAAGTATACTGATTTTTGCTGAAAATTCCCATGTGTTCAATTGATTCAAACCCATCTGGTATACTCTTTTTGTTATCTAATCTTCCATTTTTTTTGATCGATTATGCTGCATAActgttgttaattgttgtttgaGATGGGTTTTTCTGGAATTTTAATTTGTAGTGAAGATATGAATATATGATCATGAATTTTGAATTGGGTATTTGTTAGAATAGTGAAAAAGGCAAAGATTAGGGTTTTAGATAGTGCATACCAACTGTTTGACGAAATTCCTGTCAGAAAATAATGGAGGTTGGGGAAAATGTAGCAAAGAAACAAAGGGGTAATGTTGATAGGATTTCGGAACTTCCGGATTTTATCCTGCATACTATTCTCTCAAGGCTTGATACTAAAGAGGCGGGTCGTGCTAGTGTATTGTCTAAGAAGTGGTATGGAGCTTGGTCGACCATTCCGGTTTTGAATTTTAAGCCTGGATACTTTAAGTCTGAGATTGAGGACGATACACGTACACTTGAACGTTTTGTGGAGTTCATAGATAAGACGATGCAAAGATACATTACGCAGAAGTCTAGAATAACAAAAATGTACCTTACGCTTCCTAAGGTTGATGAAAAGCTAGAATCTTTGGTTGACAAATGGATAATGATCGCAGTGCAAAATCAAATCGAGAGATTGGAAATCCAGATTACTGGTGGAAATGAGTATAGGTTGCCTGAGATTCTATTTTGTGCAAAATCATTGAAATACTTGAAATGTTCGAAAGTTGGGCTGCCATATTATGCGACTATGAAGCTCATCTCACTCGAGTATTTGACTTTGGTCCCGGAAACTGTGGATGAGGATATGCTTCAAGAAATTATCTCTTTCTGCCCCTTGGTTGAATTGGATATTACATGCGATACCCACCTTAAAAATATTTCACTTCCTTGGGTAAGAAAAGTTAATGAGGGAGTTGAAGGCCGAGATGGTAGAACGATGCAATCCAACCTCCAAGAATCTCCGCTTCAAAAGTTTGTTTATAATGGTCAGAGTTTGGAATCTTCGTGGCCATGGAACATGAATGTGGTTGCATTGAAAAACTTGAGAAAGCTGGTTATTTTTTGTGCTCCTGTTACAGACGATATTGTTTCTGAGCTGGCATACAGGCTTGTCGCCTTAGAAAGTTTAGTTTTGGATACATGCTCAATGTTGACATGCATTAAGATCTCAAGTAGTTCGTTAAAGGAACTTGAAATTACAAATGGCCTAATCTTTAATCACAAGAATGCTACCGTTGATGCCCCTAACTTGCGGAAGTTTTCATACAACTGTAGAGTGGAGACTCCTCTGTCGTTGATCAGAGTGCTTGATCACTGTAATGCTGAATTCTTTCCAGTGGTGACAGCATCCCGCACCAATGTTTGGTTTGTTAACCTGAAAAAGTTTCTCACAGAAACGAAACTTTTCAAATCTCTATTGCTGAACTTGGCTTGTATTCATCTGGTATGATGTATATCTCCAATTCATGAAATTTTTACTATGTTTGATTATCTGGTGTCGAAATGACTAAACATAGTTTTCTTAGTTTTCTTTCCATTATGCTGTCATCTACAGGTTAAGGCAGAGGAGCAACTGAGGGATGTGGTTATTGGCCCACCCTTCAAACTCAGAGAGTTAAAGCTGCGTGAAACAAGCGCTTGGGATTCTACAAAATCATCACTTGTCGCTTTTCTGGATGGTCTGTTTTGGTGTTGCCACCCGGGCGTGCTGTCAATAAGAACAAGTCTAGAGAATTCAGCTGTGCAGGTATGCTATATTGCATGGTGGTATGGTGAAGGGAGGAAAAGGGTTTGGTGGGAAAAGTAACCCCTTGGGATAATGGATTTAACGGTTTCCCTATATGGAGGTATTGCTGTCACCCGACCCAATTCGACCTTGGTTTTGCTCGTCTTGACTGACCCTTCCCCCTTAAATGAAAGAATAAAATACTCCAAATATACTCAACGCTGAATGACCCGACCTTGAATCAATGAATCCACATATTCAGCACGACCTGATTCAAATTGGCTCAACCCTTACCCGTCTTGAATAACTTATGTTCTAGGTTTACTCCCCTACTCCTCTACCACATGTACCTCCACAattcctttatttttttttctttttacccAATATCAATTACCTTCATTCCGAGGAAGCCACATTTATGGTGAATT from Silene latifolia isolate original U9 population chromosome 10, ASM4854445v1, whole genome shotgun sequence encodes:
- the LOC141606670 gene encoding uncharacterized protein LOC141606670, whose protein sequence is MEVGENVAKKQRGNVDRISELPDFILHTILSRLDTKEAGRASVLSKKWYGAWSTIPVLNFKPGYFKSEIEDDTRTLERFVEFIDKTMQRYITQKSRITKMYLTLPKVDEKLESLVDKWIMIAVQNQIERLEIQITGGNEYRLPEILFCAKSLKYLKCSKVGLPYYATMKLISLEYLTLVPETVDEDMLQEIISFCPLVELDITCDTHLKNISLPWVRKVNEGVEGRDGRTMQSNLQESPLQKFVYNGQSLESSWPWNMNVVALKNLRKLVIFCAPVTDDIVSELAYRLVALESLVLDTCSMLTCIKISSSSLKELEITNGLIFNHKNATVDAPNLRKFSYNCRVETPLSLIRVLDHCNAEFFPVVTASRTNVWFVNLKKFLTETKLFKSLLLNLACIHLVKAEEQLRDVVIGPPFKLRELKLRETSAWDSTKSSLVAFLDGLFWCCHPGVLSIRTSLENSAVQLIVSILKEKAGCWKDPLKSVEVECIGSPHLLSYPYELEIKLRLSW